Genomic segment of Pontibacter liquoris:
GACGAGGTGCGGGACGACTGGAACCTGGACGGCGCCGTGGAGGACCTGCAGCTCTTTTTCCGGGTTGGCCTGCGAGTGGCAAATACCCCGAAATATCCTGAATGGAAAGAAGGGACCGAGTTTAAAGCAAAGCGCGACGCTTCGCTTTCCGGCACCAATAGCGCCAGCGCTTCCCGGTAGCCTGCCTATTTCATAAAAGAGCCCCTGCATACTTTGCTGTATGCAGGGGCTCTTTTACTTATGGCTATACTTACTTTGCTTTTCTATAGCGTAGGTCGGTTAACGATACGCTATACTCCTTGGCTGCTGTATTATGCACAATAGTATAGGTTAACGGATAATAGCCGGACTTCTGCACTTTTGGGGCTTGGGCCACATCCATCTTCATCACGGCGTTAGGTGCTAACTGCTGCAGGTAGGTAACGGCTACCATGGGCTCAAAAAAGATCACCTTGTTGTTATTTGCGCCATAGATAAAGGTTCTTGTAAATTCGCCGCCATTGTGCTGCGGTTCATGCAAGTCTTCCCAGTGCACGCCCATATTCGGCACGGCAAACATGCCGGAGGAGTAGTTTTCTGGCATGTAGTTCTTTTTAAAGCTGTCCGTATTCTCCTGCGGCCCCCCGGTGATCTTCGCCCTTTCTTCATCGGAGATCATGTAAAAGTGAACATCAAAGTGAGGGACAAAGTATACTTCCGGGTGCCCCATGCTGTTCCAATCCAGCGAGATGGTTTTAAAAGGCGTTTTAGCACCCTGCTCCGGTAAGGGCAGCGTAAACATGGCATCCGGCTGCTTGGCCAGGCTTTCCACTGCCTTTACCGATACGTTCATCCCGATCGCTTCCGGTTTTCCATCCTTGTCCAGCTTAACCCAGGCTTTGGCATAGCCATCCCCTACCGTAGTAGAAGGGCCGTAATAAGTTCTGGCGTGGTCCTTGTCGCCTCCTGGAATAACATCATCCAGTCTGTCGCAGCCAGACAGTGAAAGGAAAAACAGGGCAAGTGA
This window contains:
- a CDS encoding DUF5602 domain-containing protein, which produces MKQPMYRSIWAFSLALFFLSLSGCDRLDDVIPGGDKDHARTYYGPSTTVGDGYAKAWVKLDKDGKPEAIGMNVSVKAVESLAKQPDAMFTLPLPEQGAKTPFKTISLDWNSMGHPEVYFVPHFDVHFYMISDEERAKITGGPQENTDSFKKNYMPENYSSGMFAVPNMGVHWEDLHEPQHNGGEFTRTFIYGANNNKVIFFEPMVAVTYLQQLAPNAVMKMDVAQAPKVQKSGYYPLTYTIVHNTAAKEYSVSLTDLRYRKAK